A DNA window from Loxodonta africana isolate mLoxAfr1 chromosome 7, mLoxAfr1.hap2, whole genome shotgun sequence contains the following coding sequences:
- the LOC135231815 gene encoding olfactory receptor 4C16-like — protein sequence MLLNNNVTEFILLGLTQEPVKRKIVFAFFLLFYLGTLLGNFLIIVTIKTSQALGSPMYFFLFYLSLSDTCFSTSVAPRMIVGALLKNNTISFSECIIQVISFHFFGSLEILILILMAIDRYVAICKPLHYMSLMSWRVCSVLVVIAWVGACVHSSVQIFLTLSLPFCGPNVIDHYLCDLQALLKLACADTYVINPLLVSNSGAICTVSFVMLMFSYVIILHSLRNHSAEGRKKTLSTCISHIIVVILFFGPCIFIYTRPATTFPMDKMITVFYTIGTPLINPLIYTLRNAEVKNAMRKLWSKKLISDDQR from the coding sequence ATGCTGCTGAATAATAATGTGACTGAGTTCATTCTGCTTGGGTTGACACAAGAGCCTGTTAAAAGGAAAATAGTGTTTgcctttttcttgcttttctactTAGGAACGTTGTTGGGTAACTTCCTAATCATTGTTACCATCAAGACCAGCCAGGCACTTGGGAGCCCaatgtacttcttccttttctacttaTCCTTATCTGACACCTGCTTCTCCACTTCCGTAGCCCCTAGAATGATTGTGGGTGCCCTTCTGAAGAATAACACAATCTCCTTTAGTGAGTGCATTATCCaagtcatttcatttcatttctttggcTCCTTGGAGATCTTGATCCTTATCCTGATGGCCattgaccgctatgtggccatctgtaaaccCCTGCACTACATGAGCCTCATGAGCTGGCGGGTCTGCAGTGTGTTGGTAGTTATAGCCTGGGTAGGGGCCTGTGTGCATTCTTCAGTTCAGATTTTTCTGACCTTGAGTTTACctttctgtggtcccaatgtgATTGATCACTATTTATGTGACTTGCAAGCCTTGTTGAAACTTGCCTGTGCAGACACCTATGTGATCAACCCACTACTGGTGTCCAATAGTGGGGCTATTTGCACAGTGAGTTTTGTTATGCTGATGTTCTCCTATGTTATCATCTTGCATTCTCTGAGAAACCACAGTgctgaagggaggaaaaaaacccTTTCCACTTGCATTTCCCATATCATCGTAGTCATTTTGTTCTTTGGTccttgtatatttatatatacacgcCCAGCAACCACCTTCCCCATGGATAAGATGATAACTGTGTTTTATACAATTGGAACACCTTTGATTAACCCTCTGATTTATACACTGAGAAATGCTGAAGTGAAGAATGCCATGAGGAAGTTATGGAGCAAGAAACTGATTTCAGATGACCAAAGATGA